The genomic stretch AGGCCCCATTAACATTAAAGAGCTGCCTCCAAACATAAAAATCCATTGTAGATAGCGAAAGTTCTTATGCTTATGCAATAAGTAAAAGCTTTCCTTCCAAGGTTGTATAGAATTTGGCTGGTCAACTTTTTTTCCCTCTATTACAGGGATTCTTCTAAAAAATAAAATACTGCTCAGTCCAAGAAACGAAGCGCAAGAAAATAGAGTCTTCCAATCCATAATGTGAGAGCGCAGAAGATAGGCGAACAAAAGCCCTAAAATACCTGATTCGATAAAACCGAATAGATAATAGAGAGAGAAAGCATCTTCTCTTGGTTTTTTAGGAATATTGCATTTAATAATTTCCATTAAGGAAGGAATAGCAGCTCTACTGAATAATTGATAAGAAGCAGCGGCAAATAGAAAAAAAGAAAAATTTTCTATCCAAGGCAAAAAAATAAAGGGTAAATAGGTCAAAAGGAAAGCACCTACCAAATTAGCTATTAAGTGAGATCTCCCTTTCTTAAAATAAGCACTCCAGCAAAAAGAAAGAAGAGATAAAACAGGACGCAATGTGAGAAAAATAGAAAGCTGGAATACATTTGCCACATACTCTTTACGCAAGATGAATGGCAAAAGGGTATATAACGACACAAGAGGCTCACTAGCAAGATTTGTCCACAGCATGGCTAAGCGCGTTTGAGGGCAGCCTTTTGTCATGGGTAAAATAGTTCTCCTGTAAAAAAAAATTGAGTCTATTTTACCATAGCCTTGGGTTTCTCTCTAGGAAATAGCAACTAGGAAGGATCACTTATTTTTTTGAAAAAAATCGCTAAATTGTGAGCGCAGAGAAGAAGGTATCACTTCTTCGATTCCCGATTTGTCGTACATTAAAAAATACGTACAAGCAATCATAATCCCAAATGCAGGATTAAATAAGGCAATAAACAAAGAGATCCCACAGACCATAGCTCTTTTGATAGTAAGCCGTGCTGTTGCGTTAAGCTTAGAGAAGCCCTTAACCTTCCCTAAACTGAGCAGCATCCCAACTCCTGATACGGTAAATAATAACAATGCATAAATAATCCAAAGACAATCCCCTAAAAACAAAAGTACAAAAAACAAGCGCGCTAAAATCGCCGAAAAAATGCGGTCTTTTTGCTTAAGTGGCTTATCTACCGATTCTTCTGTGTTTTCAAAGAATTCTTTGCTTGAAGAAGGCTCTTCTGTAGATTCTAATTTTGTGACTTCAGAAATATCGTAAATTGCCATGATATCCTACTTTTTGTGCTTAAGCTTGTTAAAACCATTTAGAGCTGCAATGCGATAACCTTCCGCATAAGTCGGATAGTTAAACACTTGATCGATAAAATAATCAATCTTTGCGTTAAAGCTCATTGCCACTTGCCCGATATGAATCAATTCTGTTGCTGCTCGACCTATAATATGAATTCCTAAAATTTCTAATGTATCTGAATGAAATAAAATTTTAAATATACCCGGATCATTTCCAATAATTTGATTTTTAGCAATTTCGTAATAGTAAGCTCTACCAATCTCATATCTAAAATCAAGTTCTTTAAGCTGATTTTCAGTATAGCCACATGAAGAAATTTCTGGAATTGTATAAATGCCAATTGGGTAGAAATCAGGAAAATGATGGGTTTTTGCACCAAAAGCATTTCGAGCTGCCAATCTACCTTGCTCCATACTAGTGGAAGCAAGAGCTGGTCCTCCAATAACATCTCCTACAGCATAAATATTGCGCAGCGTTGTGTGATCAGATCTTTTAACTTGAAAAAGAGCATTCACAGGAATATAGCCAAATTTATCAATAGAGATTCCCAAATTCTCAATACGCAAATGTTCTACATTCGCACTTCTTCCCAAGGCATATAATAACACATCTGCCTTTACATGCGTTTTATCTTTAAAAGTTACTTTTACAAAATCATCTTCCTTCTCAATCATATCTAATTCTTTATTTCCCAACATTTTAAGGCCAATTGCATTTAAAGATTTTTGTAAATGCAAACCAATTTCTGAGTCTAAAAGAGGTAACAGATGAGACTTTTTATCGATAACAGTCACTTTTGTTCCTAAAGCAGCAAAAAAACTAGCATATTCAGAACCAATAATGCCCCCTCCTAATACAATAAGCGTTTTTGGCAAATGATCAATAGCAAGCAATCTAGTGGAGTCTAAAATTTTTTGATCGTCAAAAGGAACAGAATTAGGATTACGTGGCCTAGAACCGGTTGCTATCAAAAAATATTGCCCTTCTACTCTATATAAAATCTTTTTATCTAAACTAAGCACATCGACATGATGAACATCCTTAAAACAAGCTGTCCCATGAATGACTTGAATATGATTTTTTTCAAACTGCTTTAATAAAATTTTTCTTTGTTCTTCTAAAACAAAGGTAAGTCGATAGTTTAAATCATTAATTGAAACCTCTTTTAAGGGGCAGTTTTTCCCATAAAAGCTTCTTTTATAAAAATCTGTAAGGTCTAAAATAGCTTCTCTTAAAGATTTAGATGGAATTGTGCCAGAGTTTAAAGATGCTCCTCCCAATACAGAATCTTTTTCAATAACAATCACTTTTTTGCCCATTTTTGAGGCTTGAATAGCTGCTTTTTGTCCAGCAGGACCAGATCCAATAACGACAAAATCTGCATATATCTCTTTCACATTTTTCTCCTA from Candidatus Rhabdochlamydia sp. T3358 encodes the following:
- a CDS encoding MFS transporter, whose protein sequence is MTKGCPQTRLAMLWTNLASEPLVSLYTLLPFILRKEYVANVFQLSIFLTLRPVLSLLSFCWSAYFKKGRSHLIANLVGAFLLTYLPFIFLPWIENFSFFLFAAASYQLFSRAAIPSLMEIIKCNIPKKPREDAFSLYYLFGFIESGILGLLFAYLLRSHIMDWKTLFSCASFLGLSSILFFRRIPVIEGKKVDQPNSIQPWKESFYLLHKHKNFRYLQWIFMFGGSSLMLMGPAFSSFYVDTLSLSYTNMATARFVFMALGVAGSTFLWKKGLRVCDILKLSLWVLIGMGIFPIMLLFAQLHIAFLYLGFMLYGVAQAGSHLIWNLSGTIFAGEHDSSPFTRVNILLIGIRGIVMPLLGGLLCQLFGDVFVLVLGGGLCLMGLLFVTKIAKIRVANLTRLRDF
- the sthA gene encoding Si-specific NAD(P)(+) transhydrogenase, whose protein sequence is MKEIYADFVVIGSGPAGQKAAIQASKMGKKVIVIEKDSVLGGASLNSGTIPSKSLREAILDLTDFYKRSFYGKNCPLKEVSINDLNYRLTFVLEEQRKILLKQFEKNHIQVIHGTACFKDVHHVDVLSLDKKILYRVEGQYFLIATGSRPRNPNSVPFDDQKILDSTRLLAIDHLPKTLIVLGGGIIGSEYASFFAALGTKVTVIDKKSHLLPLLDSEIGLHLQKSLNAIGLKMLGNKELDMIEKEDDFVKVTFKDKTHVKADVLLYALGRSANVEHLRIENLGISIDKFGYIPVNALFQVKRSDHTTLRNIYAVGDVIGGPALASTSMEQGRLAARNAFGAKTHHFPDFYPIGIYTIPEISSCGYTENQLKELDFRYEIGRAYYYEIAKNQIIGNDPGIFKILFHSDTLEILGIHIIGRAATELIHIGQVAMSFNAKIDYFIDQVFNYPTYAEGYRIAALNGFNKLKHKK